One genomic region from Bombus terrestris chromosome 15, iyBomTerr1.2, whole genome shotgun sequence encodes:
- the LOC100650057 gene encoding colorectal mutant cancer protein isoform X1 has product MSQTADAESEAGSICDEERVRKLFQACDGDGDGFIDSQDLLTVCRELNLENSVEELMRELGADEHGRISYQEFLRCRLALRPEIEALRSGKHRTSPHHTHTPEYLPTSSDNSLGTVSGRHERWEFDSGARDLSPEPHTLQKLVEAAAGGTGNMLDLANKLHAAALSSLRSEVAELNSRLVAATRAREATEAALVRAEVQAARAEQRAEQQAARHEERLTELHSVIAELGRQLERHRATVIAEEDESEIETSRDAEGSITNPVEESEGGGDIQGDGDRTLGDADSSCCEDIEPRTAENGREQLDSPAALPTPEPTQQAASCQSVAVAALQEEVTALRAEIASLQAQLANFKNQASNQRQQAGSESPRREIRTRGNTSSPEPLSAPCSPLLPPLQTPPTKSVTREEAPVLKIAERVRLRRTDERHITGPDITNLGVCSTMVAEHLVSDLLEHSNLQELNGSEKQFEVETERLNSRLEHARANNAVLALTLHESKAQCDRLSLLVGKYESNATALRLALSYSDRAIEAYDVLVALLESEIALSTERNSITIDNRRAAEHVAYHVLNKLENECMNTLNAPWEDSIVLSDESEVAWSVEDEQRLRRHISRLKGERAMVRSTVVELESVHAEPLNSKNTISLAEARKLDLETAVLMQELMAMREDKAELRARVFLLEKERATIELKLNARDTQIAAQHAAIEHLQGQLSDTEAMLAMATNKDRGLSDNESEGIESELIEALGREARLKERLQELVSTLDKVNKNSELRHQQSAELVNDLKRANGALVQTLEKSKKKYQSRLKKLEQQMLGMVERHAAQVKSLKQRIALLEEESTGYKTNLPLQSQSSGASETSL; this is encoded by the exons TCAGGATCTGCTGACGGTATGCAGAGAACTGAATCTGGAGAATTCGGTGGAGGAGTTAATGAGAGAATTGGGGGCGGACGAGCACGGTCGCATTTCCTATCAAGAGTTCCTCAGGTGCCGCTTGGCTCTTCGGCCGGAGATCGAGGCTCTCAGGTCTGGCAAGCACAGAACTAGTCCTCATCATACGCACACGCCGGAATACTTACCGACTAGCAGCGACAACAGTCTCG GTACCGTATCTGGACGGCATGAACGCTGGGAATTCGATAGCGGAGCACGCGATCTCTCGCCGGAACCCCATACTCTACAGAAACTAGTGGAAGCTGCCGCAGGGGGGACTGGAAACATGCTAGACTTGGCAAACAAG CTGCATGCGGCCGCGTTATCATCGCTGCGGTCCGAGGTAGCCGAGTTGAATTCAAGGCTGGTGGCGGCGACACGAGCCAGGGAGGCGACCGAGGCGGCTCTGGTCCGCGCGGAGGTTCAAGCCGCGCGAGCGGAACAGAGGGCAGAGCAGCAAGCGGCGAGGCACGAGGAGAGGCTGACCGAGTTGCATTCCGTGATCGCCGAGCTCGGCAGACAGCTCGAGAGGCATCGCGCTACCGTAATTGCCGAGGAGGATGAGTCCG AAATAGAGACAAGCAGAGACGCGGAGGGGTCAATCACTAACCCGGTGGAAGAGAGCGAAGGTGGAGGTGACATTCAGGGTGATGGAGATCGTACATTGGGAGATGCCGATTCCAGCTGCTGCGAGGACATCGAGCCACGCACCGCCGAG AATGGAAGAGAACAGCTAGACAGTCCGGCGGCGTTACCAACACCGGAGCCAACACAACAGGCGGCCTCGTGCCAAAGCGTAGCCGTGGCAGCGTTACAAGAAGAGGTCACAGCCCTTCGAGCGGAGATCGCGAGCTTACAGGCTCAGCTGGCTAATTTCAAGAATCAGGCTAGCAATCAGAGGCAACAGGCTGGCAGCGAGTCGCCCCGCAGAGAAATACGA ACAAGAGGCAACACCAGTTCGCCGGAACCTTTGAGTGCACCTTGCTCGCCACTCTTGCCACCCCTGCAGACACCGCCGACAAAGAGCGTAACGAGGGAGGAAGCTCCGGTTCTTAAAATAGCCGAGAGGGTAAGACTCAGGAGGACCGACGAGAGGCACATCACAGGACCTGATATTACCAACCTGGGG GTTTGTTCCACGATGGTGGCTGAACATCTGGTCTCGGACCTTTTGGAGCACTCGAATCTTCAGGAATTGAATGGATCCGAGAAACAGTTCGAAGTGGAGACGGAAAGGTTAAATAGCAGGTTGGAACACGCGCGAGCAAATAACGCTGTCCTTGCGTTGACTTTGCACGAGAGTAAGGCGCAATGTGACAG ATTGAGTCTCCTAGTTGGAAAGTACGAGTCGAATGCAACCGCGTTGCGATTAGCGCTCTCCTATAGTGATCGCGCGATAGAGGCTTACGACGTCCTGGTAGCGTTACTAGAAAGCGAGATCGCTCTGTCGACAGAAAGAAACAGCATCACGATCGATAACAGAAGGGCGGCTGAACACGTAGCCTATCATGTGTTGAATAAATTGGAGAACGAATGTATGAATACTTTAAACGCACCGTGGGAAGATAGTATAGTTTTATCAGACGA GTCTGAGGTGGCTTGGTCCGTGGAAGACGAGCAAAGACTCAGAAGGCACATTAGTAGACTCAAAGGAGAACGAGCCATGGTCAGATCGACTGTAGTGGAGTTAGAAAGTGTTCACGCTGAACCATTGAATTCAAAGAATACAATTTCCCTCGCCGAAGCCCGGAAATTAGATTTAGAAACAGCTGTACTTATGCAG GAATTGATGGCTATGAGAGAGGACAAGGCGGAACTACGGGCACGAGTCTTCCTACTGGAAAAGGAACGAGCTACCatagaattgaaattaaacgCACGTGATACGCAAATCGCAGCTCAGCATGCTGCTATCGAACATCTTCAGGGTCAGCTCAGCGATACAGAGGCCATGCTGGCTATGGCTACGAATAAA GATCGAGGTTTAAGCGATAACGAAAGCGAAGGCATAGAATCTGAGTTGATAGAGGCACTAGGTCGAGAAGCTAGGCTAAAGGAACGTCTACAGGAATTAGTATCCACTTTAGACAAAGTTAATAAAAACTCTGAACTGAGGCATCAACAGTCTGCTGAGCTTGTTAACGATTTGAAAAGAGCTAATGG AGCTCTGGTACAAACTTTAGAGAAGTCTAAGAAAAAATATCAATCCAGATTAAAAAAGCTGGAGCAACAAATGTTGGGCATGGTGGAGAGACATGCTGCTCAG
- the LOC100650057 gene encoding colorectal mutant cancer protein isoform X2, producing MMESLKTWESRTLERLSLRKFKRKMSRCQDLLTVCRELNLENSVEELMRELGADEHGRISYQEFLRCRLALRPEIEALRSGKHRTSPHHTHTPEYLPTSSDNSLGTVSGRHERWEFDSGARDLSPEPHTLQKLVEAAAGGTGNMLDLANKLHAAALSSLRSEVAELNSRLVAATRAREATEAALVRAEVQAARAEQRAEQQAARHEERLTELHSVIAELGRQLERHRATVIAEEDESEIETSRDAEGSITNPVEESEGGGDIQGDGDRTLGDADSSCCEDIEPRTAENGREQLDSPAALPTPEPTQQAASCQSVAVAALQEEVTALRAEIASLQAQLANFKNQASNQRQQAGSESPRREIRTRGNTSSPEPLSAPCSPLLPPLQTPPTKSVTREEAPVLKIAERVRLRRTDERHITGPDITNLGVCSTMVAEHLVSDLLEHSNLQELNGSEKQFEVETERLNSRLEHARANNAVLALTLHESKAQCDRLSLLVGKYESNATALRLALSYSDRAIEAYDVLVALLESEIALSTERNSITIDNRRAAEHVAYHVLNKLENECMNTLNAPWEDSIVLSDESEVAWSVEDEQRLRRHISRLKGERAMVRSTVVELESVHAEPLNSKNTISLAEARKLDLETAVLMQELMAMREDKAELRARVFLLEKERATIELKLNARDTQIAAQHAAIEHLQGQLSDTEAMLAMATNKDRGLSDNESEGIESELIEALGREARLKERLQELVSTLDKVNKNSELRHQQSAELVNDLKRANGALVQTLEKSKKKYQSRLKKLEQQMLGMVERHAAQVKSLKQRIALLEEESTGYKTNLPLQSQSSGASETSL from the exons TCAGGATCTGCTGACGGTATGCAGAGAACTGAATCTGGAGAATTCGGTGGAGGAGTTAATGAGAGAATTGGGGGCGGACGAGCACGGTCGCATTTCCTATCAAGAGTTCCTCAGGTGCCGCTTGGCTCTTCGGCCGGAGATCGAGGCTCTCAGGTCTGGCAAGCACAGAACTAGTCCTCATCATACGCACACGCCGGAATACTTACCGACTAGCAGCGACAACAGTCTCG GTACCGTATCTGGACGGCATGAACGCTGGGAATTCGATAGCGGAGCACGCGATCTCTCGCCGGAACCCCATACTCTACAGAAACTAGTGGAAGCTGCCGCAGGGGGGACTGGAAACATGCTAGACTTGGCAAACAAG CTGCATGCGGCCGCGTTATCATCGCTGCGGTCCGAGGTAGCCGAGTTGAATTCAAGGCTGGTGGCGGCGACACGAGCCAGGGAGGCGACCGAGGCGGCTCTGGTCCGCGCGGAGGTTCAAGCCGCGCGAGCGGAACAGAGGGCAGAGCAGCAAGCGGCGAGGCACGAGGAGAGGCTGACCGAGTTGCATTCCGTGATCGCCGAGCTCGGCAGACAGCTCGAGAGGCATCGCGCTACCGTAATTGCCGAGGAGGATGAGTCCG AAATAGAGACAAGCAGAGACGCGGAGGGGTCAATCACTAACCCGGTGGAAGAGAGCGAAGGTGGAGGTGACATTCAGGGTGATGGAGATCGTACATTGGGAGATGCCGATTCCAGCTGCTGCGAGGACATCGAGCCACGCACCGCCGAG AATGGAAGAGAACAGCTAGACAGTCCGGCGGCGTTACCAACACCGGAGCCAACACAACAGGCGGCCTCGTGCCAAAGCGTAGCCGTGGCAGCGTTACAAGAAGAGGTCACAGCCCTTCGAGCGGAGATCGCGAGCTTACAGGCTCAGCTGGCTAATTTCAAGAATCAGGCTAGCAATCAGAGGCAACAGGCTGGCAGCGAGTCGCCCCGCAGAGAAATACGA ACAAGAGGCAACACCAGTTCGCCGGAACCTTTGAGTGCACCTTGCTCGCCACTCTTGCCACCCCTGCAGACACCGCCGACAAAGAGCGTAACGAGGGAGGAAGCTCCGGTTCTTAAAATAGCCGAGAGGGTAAGACTCAGGAGGACCGACGAGAGGCACATCACAGGACCTGATATTACCAACCTGGGG GTTTGTTCCACGATGGTGGCTGAACATCTGGTCTCGGACCTTTTGGAGCACTCGAATCTTCAGGAATTGAATGGATCCGAGAAACAGTTCGAAGTGGAGACGGAAAGGTTAAATAGCAGGTTGGAACACGCGCGAGCAAATAACGCTGTCCTTGCGTTGACTTTGCACGAGAGTAAGGCGCAATGTGACAG ATTGAGTCTCCTAGTTGGAAAGTACGAGTCGAATGCAACCGCGTTGCGATTAGCGCTCTCCTATAGTGATCGCGCGATAGAGGCTTACGACGTCCTGGTAGCGTTACTAGAAAGCGAGATCGCTCTGTCGACAGAAAGAAACAGCATCACGATCGATAACAGAAGGGCGGCTGAACACGTAGCCTATCATGTGTTGAATAAATTGGAGAACGAATGTATGAATACTTTAAACGCACCGTGGGAAGATAGTATAGTTTTATCAGACGA GTCTGAGGTGGCTTGGTCCGTGGAAGACGAGCAAAGACTCAGAAGGCACATTAGTAGACTCAAAGGAGAACGAGCCATGGTCAGATCGACTGTAGTGGAGTTAGAAAGTGTTCACGCTGAACCATTGAATTCAAAGAATACAATTTCCCTCGCCGAAGCCCGGAAATTAGATTTAGAAACAGCTGTACTTATGCAG GAATTGATGGCTATGAGAGAGGACAAGGCGGAACTACGGGCACGAGTCTTCCTACTGGAAAAGGAACGAGCTACCatagaattgaaattaaacgCACGTGATACGCAAATCGCAGCTCAGCATGCTGCTATCGAACATCTTCAGGGTCAGCTCAGCGATACAGAGGCCATGCTGGCTATGGCTACGAATAAA GATCGAGGTTTAAGCGATAACGAAAGCGAAGGCATAGAATCTGAGTTGATAGAGGCACTAGGTCGAGAAGCTAGGCTAAAGGAACGTCTACAGGAATTAGTATCCACTTTAGACAAAGTTAATAAAAACTCTGAACTGAGGCATCAACAGTCTGCTGAGCTTGTTAACGATTTGAAAAGAGCTAATGG AGCTCTGGTACAAACTTTAGAGAAGTCTAAGAAAAAATATCAATCCAGATTAAAAAAGCTGGAGCAACAAATGTTGGGCATGGTGGAGAGACATGCTGCTCAG